Proteins co-encoded in one Ooceraea biroi isolate clonal line C1 chromosome 9, Obir_v5.4, whole genome shotgun sequence genomic window:
- the LOC105279021 gene encoding tyrosine 3-monooxygenase isoform X1, with protein MAVAAAQKNREMFAIKKSYSIENGYPARRRSLVDDARFETLVVKQTKQSVLEEARQRANDKNADQTITRSQEQQGQGEHYVDVSSSDDEQVESLICASKKEEAKAEASSDSDGKPDDDDDDDAGLTEEEVVLAKTIAESPESEHSVQKAALVLRLREGIGSLGRILKTIENFKGAITHVESRPSKKEGLQFEVLVKIDMSRQSLLQLIRNLRQSSALDGVTLLADNSVSIKDPWFPRHASDLDHCNHLMTKYEPELDMNHPGFADKEYRARRKVIAEIAFAYKYGDPIPSIPYTETENETWSRVFNTVLDLVPKHACVEYQRVFKKLQEERIFESHRIPQLQEVSDFLKKNTGFTLRPAAGLLTARDFLSSLAFRVFQSTQYVRHINSPYHTPEPDCIHELLGHMPLLADPSFAQFSQEIGLASLGASDEEIEKLSTIYWFTVEFGLCKEGPEVKAYGAGLLSAYGELLHALSDKCEHRAFDPTTTALQKYQDQEYQPIYYVAESFEDAKEKFRRWVATMSRPFEVRFNPHTQRVEVLDSVDRLEDLLAQLNTEMTHLTNAVNKMKARYFA; from the exons ATGGCAGTCGCAGCCGCCCAGAAGAACCGCGAGATGTTCGCTATCAAGAAGTCTTACAGTATCGAG AATGGATATCCTGCGCGACGACGTTCTCTCGTAGACGATGCCCGTTTTGAGACTTTGGTCGTCAAGCAGACGAAGCAAAGCGTACTCGAGGAAGCTCGACAGAGAGCGAACG ACAAGAATGCTGATCAGACCATCACTCGTAGTCAAGAGCAGCAGGGACAGGGAGAGCATTACGTTGATGTCTCATCGAGTGACGATGAGCAGGTGGAGTCACTGATTTGCGCATCGAAGAAGGAAG AGGCGAAAGCGGAGGCATCGTCGGACAGTGATGGGAAACcggatgacgatgatgatgatg ATGCCGGACTCACCGAGGAGGAAGTGGTGCTGGCAAAGACGATTGCGGAGTCGCCGGAAAGCGAGCACAGCGTGCAGAAAGCGGCATTGGTACTGAGGCTGCGGGAGGGCATTGGTTCTCTAGGTCGAATCCTGAAGACCATCGAGAACTTCAAGGGCGCGATCACCCACGTGGAGTCGCGGCCCTCCAAGAAGGAGGGTCTGCAGTTCGAAGTGCTCGTCAAGATCGACATGAGCAGGCAGAGCCTGCTGCAGCTCATCCGGAATCTGCGTCAGAGTTCGGCCCTGGACGGCGTGACCCTGCTGGCCGACAACTCCGTCAGCATCAAAGATCCATGGTTCCCGCGTCACGCGTCTGACCTCGACCACTGCAACCACCTGATGACCAAGTACGAGCCGGAACTCGACATGAACCACCCAGGCTTTGCTGACAAGGAGTACCGTGCTCGCCGCAAGGTCATTGCTGAGATTGCCTTCGCCTACAAGTACGGCGACCCGATACCGAGTATCCCGTACACCGAGACGGAGAACGAGACCTGGTCGCGCGTCTTCAACACCGTGCTGGACCTGGTACCGAAGCACGCGTGCGTGGAGTACCAGAGGGTCTTCAAGAAACTGCAGGAGGAGAGGATCTTCGAGTCCCATCGTATACCGCAGTTGCAGGAGGTGAGCGATTTCCTGAAGAAGAACACGGGATTCACCCTGCGGCCGGCAGCTGGTCTCCTGACGGCGCGGGACTTCCTGTCCAGCCTTGCCTTCAGGGTATTCCAGAGCACCCAATATGTCCGCCACATCAACAGCCCGTACCATACTCCTGAACC AGACTGCATTCACGAGCTCCTGGGCCACATGCCGCTCCTGGCTGATCCCAGCTTCGCCCAGTTCTCGCAGGAGATCGGTCTGGCGTCGCTCGGCGCCTCGGACGAGGAGATCGAGAAGCTGTCGACCATCTACTGGTTCACAGTCGAGTTCGGTCTCTGCAAGGAAGGGCCAGAGGTCAAGGCCTACGGCGCCGGCTTGCTCTCGGCTTACGGTGAACTCCTGCACGCGTTGAGTGACAAGTGCGAGCACCGAGCTTTCGACCCGACAACCACCGCTCTGCAAAAGTATCAGGATCAGGAGTACCAGCCGATCTATTACGTGGCCGAGAGCTTCGAGGATGCTAAGGAGAAATTCCGTCGTTGG GTGGCAACCATGAGCCGGCCGTTCGAGGTGCGATTCAATCCTCATACGCAACGCGTCGAGGTCCTCGACAGCGTCGACAGGTTGGAGGATCTGCTGGCCCAGCTCAACACCGAGATGACCCACCTCACGAACGCCGTCAACAAAATGAAGGCGAGATACTTCGCGTAA
- the LOC105279021 gene encoding tyrosine 3-monooxygenase isoform X2, with protein MAVAAAQKNREMFAIKKSYSIENGYPARRRSLVDDARFETLVVKQTKQSVLEEARQRANDAGLTEEEVVLAKTIAESPESEHSVQKAALVLRLREGIGSLGRILKTIENFKGAITHVESRPSKKEGLQFEVLVKIDMSRQSLLQLIRNLRQSSALDGVTLLADNSVSIKDPWFPRHASDLDHCNHLMTKYEPELDMNHPGFADKEYRARRKVIAEIAFAYKYGDPIPSIPYTETENETWSRVFNTVLDLVPKHACVEYQRVFKKLQEERIFESHRIPQLQEVSDFLKKNTGFTLRPAAGLLTARDFLSSLAFRVFQSTQYVRHINSPYHTPEPDCIHELLGHMPLLADPSFAQFSQEIGLASLGASDEEIEKLSTIYWFTVEFGLCKEGPEVKAYGAGLLSAYGELLHALSDKCEHRAFDPTTTALQKYQDQEYQPIYYVAESFEDAKEKFRRWVATMSRPFEVRFNPHTQRVEVLDSVDRLEDLLAQLNTEMTHLTNAVNKMKARYFA; from the exons ATGGCAGTCGCAGCCGCCCAGAAGAACCGCGAGATGTTCGCTATCAAGAAGTCTTACAGTATCGAG AATGGATATCCTGCGCGACGACGTTCTCTCGTAGACGATGCCCGTTTTGAGACTTTGGTCGTCAAGCAGACGAAGCAAAGCGTACTCGAGGAAGCTCGACAGAGAGCGAACG ATGCCGGACTCACCGAGGAGGAAGTGGTGCTGGCAAAGACGATTGCGGAGTCGCCGGAAAGCGAGCACAGCGTGCAGAAAGCGGCATTGGTACTGAGGCTGCGGGAGGGCATTGGTTCTCTAGGTCGAATCCTGAAGACCATCGAGAACTTCAAGGGCGCGATCACCCACGTGGAGTCGCGGCCCTCCAAGAAGGAGGGTCTGCAGTTCGAAGTGCTCGTCAAGATCGACATGAGCAGGCAGAGCCTGCTGCAGCTCATCCGGAATCTGCGTCAGAGTTCGGCCCTGGACGGCGTGACCCTGCTGGCCGACAACTCCGTCAGCATCAAAGATCCATGGTTCCCGCGTCACGCGTCTGACCTCGACCACTGCAACCACCTGATGACCAAGTACGAGCCGGAACTCGACATGAACCACCCAGGCTTTGCTGACAAGGAGTACCGTGCTCGCCGCAAGGTCATTGCTGAGATTGCCTTCGCCTACAAGTACGGCGACCCGATACCGAGTATCCCGTACACCGAGACGGAGAACGAGACCTGGTCGCGCGTCTTCAACACCGTGCTGGACCTGGTACCGAAGCACGCGTGCGTGGAGTACCAGAGGGTCTTCAAGAAACTGCAGGAGGAGAGGATCTTCGAGTCCCATCGTATACCGCAGTTGCAGGAGGTGAGCGATTTCCTGAAGAAGAACACGGGATTCACCCTGCGGCCGGCAGCTGGTCTCCTGACGGCGCGGGACTTCCTGTCCAGCCTTGCCTTCAGGGTATTCCAGAGCACCCAATATGTCCGCCACATCAACAGCCCGTACCATACTCCTGAACC AGACTGCATTCACGAGCTCCTGGGCCACATGCCGCTCCTGGCTGATCCCAGCTTCGCCCAGTTCTCGCAGGAGATCGGTCTGGCGTCGCTCGGCGCCTCGGACGAGGAGATCGAGAAGCTGTCGACCATCTACTGGTTCACAGTCGAGTTCGGTCTCTGCAAGGAAGGGCCAGAGGTCAAGGCCTACGGCGCCGGCTTGCTCTCGGCTTACGGTGAACTCCTGCACGCGTTGAGTGACAAGTGCGAGCACCGAGCTTTCGACCCGACAACCACCGCTCTGCAAAAGTATCAGGATCAGGAGTACCAGCCGATCTATTACGTGGCCGAGAGCTTCGAGGATGCTAAGGAGAAATTCCGTCGTTGG GTGGCAACCATGAGCCGGCCGTTCGAGGTGCGATTCAATCCTCATACGCAACGCGTCGAGGTCCTCGACAGCGTCGACAGGTTGGAGGATCTGCTGGCCCAGCTCAACACCGAGATGACCCACCTCACGAACGCCGTCAACAAAATGAAGGCGAGATACTTCGCGTAA